The Lathyrus oleraceus cultivar Zhongwan6 chromosome 5, CAAS_Psat_ZW6_1.0, whole genome shotgun sequence genome includes the window GTAATTATCGTATAAATGATCAACTTCGAAATCTCCATTTAAAAAATCTGCAAACTGCTTGAATTTGAATTTATGATGTGAATCTCTAGGATGTCTTTGGCTGTAACATCGGTTCCACCATAAAAAAAACAGTTTGAACTTATTGTCCCAGAGTTTCAATAGAAGGTCATTCATCAAAGATTCTCCATTATAAACCATATACGTTTGATGCTCTTGTAAGATCTACTTCCAGACATCAAGTTCTCGATATCGGGTTACGACATGGATTTGATCACCCTAACAAAAAAAATATTTAGTCATCCTTAATTAAAACTTGTAAAAATAATAGACAACATAACAAGTTCAAAAATAAAACTTTGGTACCTTATATAATAATGTCAAGATGTTGTTGTTCATTGCATTCCTTTAAGATCCACAAACAACACAAACGTGTataaacattaaaaaaaaattatgcTAAATTTGAGTTTTGTTTGTGATTTAATTTGGGATCTTTTTTCTTGATatgattaaaatatttttcaagttATAAGTTTCAACCAAATAATTAtcaaagaaaaatattttttatataaatagCATTTGAAAATAATATAAATGAGGTGGATTAATATAAAACACGTGTCTAGTGTTGAATGGACCACTCAATGTTCTCAATGAATTCCTACCAATCCGAATCCTCAATGAGAATTATAATTTATAACCACAGCTTTCTCTACTAACTTACCAAATAAATAGTGTGTGTGACTAGTGGATTAAATTGTAACCACAATTTACTCCATCAGTGTAGGAAAATGAAAGAATATAATGTTGAAGCAAATTCGAATATGCAACAATATCTCACGTCTTGATTCATGTATATTCAATCAAACATAGCATGTTGTAGTTTAAATTTACAATCAAACAAACATTTACAAACCAGCAAATCCAAATCCAGaaccatacaatacaacaaaacAAAAGAACATAACAGATTCATAATTCATGTTTTTCCTTCAATCCTAGCATAAGTCAAACCAGCACAAGCATCAACGAAATCCTCATCAATAAAATCAGTAGAAAAAACCTGAATCCTATCTGCATAACCTTTCTCAAAACACTGAGCAATAAACAATCTAGCATATCCATGAATCCTTCTCGTAACAGGTTTCACACACAATACTGGATTATCCGCCACCGGAGTCACCGTATTCTCCACCCTGTAAAAATATTTCCTCGCCGTAACAGGTTGTTGCTCACTCAAATTCTTCAAATTTCCGTCAAATTTCGTTGATGGAAGATCTGTATTAATCCAATTATCCTTCAAAAACCCCGCACTCCATAAACTACTCCCCGCTTTCGGTTGCGCCGATTTCCGCGGCTTCCATACACATATAATCCTCTTAGGCAACAACTCCGAAACAGTTTTTCCGAAAACATTATCATCCTGATGAATCAACAACTCACCTAAATTCTCCTCGAGATACTTCTCGAACTCAGGTGGATCTTCATGACCAAACTCAGTTCTGATCTCGAGAATTATAATCTCAGACTCAGTTTCCGACAGAAACCTTTTAACATCTTTCACGACCACATCGACGTTATAAGTAACAAGAATTCCATGACACACGCGACGGTCTTGTTGAACACGAATATCTAACACGCGCGTTCCTCTCACAAGCTGGTTATAGATTGATAAAGATTGACATTGAGCAAAAGGACGAGTGATGAGTGGGAAACCGATTTTGTTGGTTGCAGAATCATGTGTTCCTGGCCAAACGATTTGGTTGACGTGGAGTTTCTCTGGATTGAGATCTTTCATCCAGTTTTTTCTATCGGAAGGGTGATATTCGGAGCCGGGGTATTGTTCTCCGGAGGTTTTCAGATCGGTTAGAGCTTTCTTTTCGGTGTGGATTGTTTTTCTTCTTTCAGCTTGTTTTGAGAGATGAGAACCCATTATCACTGTTGTTGAAAATGTGTTTTCTTTCTTGTTCCTTTTATTCTTATGCTTTTTCTTCTTGTAGCTGGACTTTGCTGTTAACATAAAAAGGTTCGATTAAAGTTATTAAATTTGTTGTCAATAATAAAATAATACTTTATTTAAAACACTGTTTTTATTAGTTATAACTTTATAACAAGAGATGTGGAAGcttctatttttatttttattttgaatttttcGGGTTATGAATTTAGAGCCTCTATTACTCAGATATCTTTTTAAAATGGGTGGATGTTAGTTGAATCATTAGGCATTATTAGTAGTGAGTCATAATTGATCAACATTTTTTAGTGGTCCACTTGTATGTGCCGTCCAAACTTCTCTCTCTTAATCCTTGTTTATTTCGTTTTCTTGTACTAATTGTCATCATCAAttgtttttgttttgataaaGTGTCATGTTCAATTGTTGTTATACTATATCTTTTGTTAAATAATTTTCTTCAATTGAATGTATAACATATTAACATCATTGAAATTACGTAAAAGCCTCCAATTTGTCCAAATGGACCTATGccaaaaaaaaatatattatgATTAATTTCTATGGCTGGTAATATGTTGTACACTTTAAGGACTTTTATCAAAACCAAATGAGTTGAAAATTTGTTTACAAAAGTTTtaacaaataaaacaaaaaaacacaTAAGGGTACAATTACTTAAATGAAAAAGCTACAACTGCCGGAACAATGGATTGGTTACAACAAGAACATGATTAAACCAAAAGCTATCCTAAAGGCATGAATATATATAGTAAACCCAACATCACAACAAcaaccaaaaaaaaaaaacacattCATAACTTACATAATAACACAACCACACATACCACCTAAAAAATACAACCAATTGATATACTTTGGTCCTTTATGTTAACAACAAAATTAATTTGATCCTAAATTTTTAAAATGTATTATGCTAGCActataataaataatatataattttatCATAAAATTTTTACCAAACACATGTGACAATTAGGGATGATAAAATAGGTCGTCCGCCCCGCCACGCTCCACCTCGTCTTAAGCCTGCAAAAAAATGGCAAGACAAACTTGAAATTGGGCTTAAAAATCTAACTCGCTCCGCCAAGGTGGCAGGTTGGCGAGCGGGGATTTGCCCGcctattttttatttatttagtttttaatttttttaatagatCAATAGACTTAATTTTACATTTGAATTTATTTTTTTAGAACAAATTTATACAAAGtattttttaaacaatttttacttaaaaaataatgcatatattcacaaataaatatataaaatagaACAATCGACAAGTATTCCAAAACTTCATTTCAAGTATTAATCTTAAACTGAccaaaaataaatattttgagtGCTTGATAACTAGGTTGGTGGGCTGGCGGACCAATCCGCCCCTTTTTTTACGAGCTTAAAGCAGAGCGAACTTAAGGCGGGGCGGGTTGAACAAGTAGGCGGACACAAAATCCCAACTCAGTCCGCCATTTTTTAGCGGATGCGCAGGCCACGACCTATTTTTCCACCACTAGTGACAATCATAAACACATTATTTGAACAATTAGGTTAAAGGGAAAATGAAGAAGAGAGAGTgagaaatgtgaaaaatgattGTATATTGAAAAAGAGTTAGTTATTATTCACATAATCATATGCCTATTTATAGGCAAATGTCATAATTGACTTATTACGTTATGTATTCAACTTTGTCGGATACATACTGACACATTTCAACAACTACATGTTCTATTCGACTATGTCGAATACAACTAACTCTTACTCAGCTAACTTCGACTATGTCGAATAAAAACTTGTTGAAAACAAACTTGTCTACTAAAATAATGAATTACTAGCTTCTAACACACCACTTAATTCATGTTTTCAATACTTATTATTCAAATGCTTATATTCAACTCATGAAACCTGATTTTCTTCAACGACTTGGTGAGTATATCATCTAGTTGCAATTTTGACTTGCAATGCTCAAGTTTAAGTTTTCCTTTATTTACTTAATCCTTGAGGAAATGATACCTCATATATATTTGTTTAGTCCTACCGTGACATACAATATGATTTGCTAGGTCAAAAGTTGACTTGTTATCTACAAACAACTTCGCCTTCCTGGGTTCTATGATCCTGAGCTCTTCGAGTAACATCTTTATCCATAATGCTTGGCATGCTGCATAAGATGTAGCTACACCTCACATGAGGATAATGCTATAATGCTTTGATTTCTTGAGCTTTAAGATATTTAAGCATCTCCAAACATGAATAGGTAGCATGCAGTACTCTTCTTCTTATCTTGATCTCCACTGAAATTTGAGTCAGTGAGTCCATGTACCTCTGCAGTTGTGTTGGTGTTCTTCTGCCTTGGCATCAATGCACCATGGTCAATTGTCCATTTGATGTATCTCAATACCCTTTTGACTGCAGTGAGATGACATTCTTGTGACTTGTCCATAAACATACTCAAGAGCCCAACACTTTGACAAATTTCATGTCTGGTATTGTATAAATACCTTAAGATCCAATAATTTACTCGTACAATGTTGTATTTACAAACTCATCATTTACATCCTTTCTCAATTTTGCTATAGTTTCCAATGGTGTGACAGATGCATTACAATTGCTCATCTTGAACTTTTTCAAGATGTCTTGAACATAGTTCTTTTGGTGAAAGAACACTCCTTCACTTGTGCCTTTAAACTCTATCCCTAAGAAATATGACAAATTCCCTAggtctgacatttcaaattcctgCATCAGTTCAATCTTGACcttttatgcatatgtgatcaACAAGTCATCCatattgtcatacggtgaactgacttggggtgttttgcttttaatcgcaatgtcgcggatagcaagagtcgccaccgacttttcttttatccaataaggaaaggtggaaaagaacaggaaagaccttaattagactttgggttcgggaggtacattatacaaagggaaggtgttagcaccctttgtatccatggttatccatgggctcttaattgcttgatcacttatgtttgtctggaaaaaaGTGGTTGTGCATTGTTTAGAAAgtgttttgaaaagagaatttaactttgtaatgattcttgtatgaatgtatacaaagtggttatctcgtttagttttgaaagttgtttagaaaaatataactcggtaatgattctagcatgaatgtataccaagtggtgattttctaaaatatgttttgaaaaggtgtgaggtgtgaaaagtatttcgatttgtgagtaagcaattaagagttataccttcctagggtctttatgggcatttcatatccttatgagggtaaaaccgtccttattattgagaaataagtggttttatcctttggatgtaaaagggtcatcgtagggtcatcgattggtcattgaaagcaacggttgtaaggataccttagcattcgaagggactatcatcatttaaccgtaggctacaccgaagggtcatcgagggacaaaatcatatattcgaaggcaacatccgaggggctatgatgatttaatcgaagggtcttggctaagtgtatccccacattcgcgggacatgaccataataccgtaataccgtaaagcaacagggagaggtccaagatcacatattcaaaggccgtattttacaatcaattaggtaattaggaggaatccccccattaaaattaatacattaagatcaattaagcaatttagggtggatctttgccataaaattaatacattaaaatcaattgagtaattcagggtgaatctccacaaaggtatcccacaaataaagtggaatacctaacaagcaatcttttcctggaatatgtgaacctttacaaaactcaacaaaacatgtcagaacaccaaatcagggtgcaatcgaggattacaccacacaaaaaatcacaacagtaaatagggtcgggtgaatgatgcatggctatgatgaaacatgagtgaaaaatcagaacagaaaaatcagttattgtcacgttcgctcctacctcgcctagcgaaggcttagcgaatactcgctgcatgctcgcttagcgatgtgctagcgagcggctgcggattctggttttgatatcagtacaatttcaaccaattttatgccttatggctttcattacagcaattatatggttaatcatttaaggtattcaggtacatactaaaattcacatgccaaacttaagatattttcataaatttaatcataatgccatatgcaaattaagaacataaggcagtaatagcaatgtaaaacctgtttgcaactgaattgcgacttcgaatcggcaaaaatcggattgaattgggcagaggtaaaccttgatgccgccgagttccttcaaGGTTTGCCTCCCATGAGTGTTAGAGTctgcttgctagggttctcctttctccgttttcgttctccctttttcgtgactgaagtgtcggtatttatagtgattgtggtgacctaatgggctcagaatgaagcccaaaaattctgatgttcgcaagcttcgctaggcgagcgtgtagcgaaggttcgctaggcgaaggagttgctcgcctagcgagcaggccagtttgggccattttctggattgggtctgtagtgagttgggcttttgttcctttaaggtcagtgccttgcagaataagttggagtgcttcgagaaatgttttgcaagattaatgggcaaattttggggtatgacagctgcccctgttcaagattcttgaaccgagagagttagaatggtaaatgcgccattcgtggtctggaggtggaagattattgaacattAGAATGCCCAAAATTTTGCACCTGTTaatggagatgggcttaaagatgccatccaggtagtttgatgatgagagcttcagagtgcgtggtacattagacgatatctgaagacatgggtgtcatatcgggtcgtacgttagaccgtatagtgagtcctccattatgctgtcgactttgctggggagtcagagtgtgttacacgctggggataaaggatcaggatggatcatacgctagaccgcatcTGAATAGTAGAATGAGTTGTCCGTTAGGCGGAGGACTCCGCTGAGGATGAAATACCGGactggatcgtacgctagatcatatctgaggggatgaacatccaaatgggtcgtacgctaggCCGTATTGGAGTTGCAAAAGGAGCCGTCtattaggctgtatctgaagaaataaggatcagaatggatcgtatgccagatcgtatctgaattgcagaatgagccgtccattaggctgtatccgagaggggtagtcgtatgctaggcTACACGTCAGAATGTACCGCACGCTAGGTAGTCTCTGAGAAATGaaaggtccaactgggtcgtaaattagaccgtattggagtagttgaaggtcagaatggatcgtccgttagatcgtatctgagtggaaggagtcatatgttgagctgaatcagaataaatcgtacgttagactgtatctgatcgtatttgtagatgttgtatttgcaataaatggccgggatgggcttaaagataccatccttaggaggataattaacctgaaaagaaaagttaacttcatgccatgtcatgatgcatgagatgttttatgcttgcgaaaataaatgtgaatgttgtatgcacgcgtatgctgtgaaatgatgtaatgaatgaattatgcatctgagaagtttttcctggcgactccCCTGGAGGAAATAAATCCCGAGATACTGGTTGGAGGTATTAGTGTTAATGGCCCTTTCTCAGCTGGGGGGAACTTGGTTTCTGTCTGGTGGcagaaatattcaacagagcctggctggggatggatgagatgatcagccTGTCTGGTGATTCTGACCTCTTCTGGGGAAATAGCTGGTTTtgccggggaatagaattggtagcggattcattggaagcatggttagaccttctcctcaatcctgaagtcttttagtaattgctatttccgttttatgcatgtatttttgataaacatcggtcatattcaaatgcatatattaattcaaattaaatcaatggacgtttatgcaaacaaaatagaaaaagtaaaacaaaagcatctttttggaaataaaattgtattgattttgaaagagggcctataaacaggcaattggtgtacaaagagacagaaatcctagtaagaggaaattgtcgagaacctaaagaaaaagctatgaaggaaaagtcctattgattttaattctactattgccattatgtcttcaagcatctcatctcctgctgtcggatagaagtgattggcttgttcagtcccttgaagctgtctgagaacgggacatagtcatatgcttttaatccctaatttttgcctggaccgccttttcaggttttcagtccaccaggatacccttttttgcccaagccgccttttcaggttttcgactcgttgggtgtacatttttatatgtttatccctaatttttgcccgaacccttttggttcgccgggatgcccttacttttgcctagatacgtcgacctagcgggtctcttttatgcgtagtattttttgactatgtctgtgttcacgggatgtgggaagtcttcgccatccatcgtagcaagtatcatggctccaccagagaataccttcttaactacaaatggcctttcgtatgtgggagtccatttgcccctgggatcagcttgtggtagaatgatacgctttatcactaattcgccgatttgatacacccgtctcttgacctttttgttgaatgcctgggtcatgcgcttctgatatatctgcccatgacaaacagccgcgagtctcttttcatcaatcaaatttatctgatcgagtcgagtctgaatccattcatcctcatctaagcttgcctctttcatgattcttagagagggaatctgaatttccaccggtaagacggcttccattccgtagactaaagagaaaggagttgcccctgtcgaagtgcgtactgaagtgcgataaccatgaagagcaaatggtaacatctcctgctagtctttgtacgttactgtcatcttttgtatgatctttttgatattcttattagcagcctccacggtgccgttcatctttggccggtacggagaagagttatggtgctttatcttgaactgcgtgcagagttcagtaatcattttgttgttcaaattggtgccattatcagtgataactctttcagggatgccatatcgacaaatgagattattcttgatgaatcgtgccaccacattcttagtgACATAAGCAAATGAGGTTGtctctacccactttgtaaagtagtcaatagccacaaggatgaaacgatgtccattagaagtagtaggtttaatctctccaatcatatcaatgccccacattgcaaagggccaaggtgccgtcaacacgttcaatggagcaagaagcacatgtactttatccgcatagatctggcacttgtgacaagttctggagtgatggtggcaatcagcttccatggtggaccaataataccctgatctcagaatcttcttggccattgtatgtccactagagtgagtcccaaaaataccgtcatgcatgtcttccataatcttttttgcttcctttttatccacacaacgaagcaaagtcgaatcatgattacgtttgtataatattccattactcaaaaagaatttagcggaaaacttcctcagaaattttctgtcattgatggatgccccttcaggatattcctgagcttctaaatatctttttacttcgtggaaccaaggtttctcttctacttcagcagcgttaagttcgtaacaatatgctggttcatctaatcgttcaatggtgatcctgggagcttcattgtcccatctgactttgaacatagatgacatggtggccaaggcgtctgccaactgattctcttctcgtggaatatgttcgaatgtaactttttcaaagtatgggattaatgtcaacacccgctctcgataagggatgagattcggatgtttagtgtcccattctcctttgatctgactgattactaatgttgagtctccgtacacactcaaaaacttgattctcagatctatagcagctctgagtcccaaaatacatgcttcatactcggccatattgttggtacaatcgaaacatagtctagctgtgaaaggcgtatggcaacccttgggagaaataattacaacaccaacaccattgccaaatgcattagaagatccatcaaaaaccatagtccatcgggatcccggttcgggtccttcatctggtctgggttcttcataatcagtaacaagcatgacatcctcatctgggaactcaaaattcatagattggtaatcatccactgcttgatgagccagatgatcggctagcacgcttcctttgattgctttctgggtagtatatTGGATAacatactctgttaaaatcatctgccatctcgctattcttccggagagggcaggtttctcaaatatgtatttgatgggatccatcttagaaatcaacaaagtggtatgattcaacatatactgtcttagtcggcgagcagcccaggccaaagcacagcaagttctctcgagcagtgagtatcttatttcacagtcggtaaactttttgctaaggtagtatatggcatgctcttttcgaccagactcgtcatgttgccccaacacacaccccattgaattttctaacacggttaaatacataattagaggtcttccttcaactggtggtatcaggatcggaggctcctggagatacttcttgattttgtcaaaagcttcttgacattcgtcattccatatcatctcttgattcttcctcagtagtttgaagatgggtttgcaggtagcagttaaatgggagataaaccgggcgatgtaattcaaacgtcccaagaaacctctgacttccttatctgtacggggcactggcatttcttggatagcCCTCACCTtagctgggtcaacctcaattcctttatcactgacaataatcccaagagtttaccggatcttactccaaaggtgcatttgttcgggttcaatctcagcttatatttcttcaacctctcaaacaatttgtacaaatgatcgagatgttcttcttcagtatgagatctggctatcatgtcgtccacatatacttctatttcatgatgaatcatgtcatggaacaaaaccaccatggcgcgctggtacgttgccccggcgttctttaaaccgaatggcattactttgtaacagaaagtgccccattgcgtcacaaacgtagttttctccatgtcttcaggagccatcttgatctggttataacccgagaatccgtccatgaaggagaatactttgtgttgagcagtattgtctaccagaacatcaatgtgcgggagtggaaagtcatctttgggactcgctttattcagatctctgtaatctacgcacattcgcaccttaccatccttcttcggcactggtaccacattagcaacccattgagggtaagaagtaacagccagaaaacctgcctcaaattgtttcataacctcggctttgattttctcagacatttcaggacgcatgcggcgaaccttttgcttaacaggacgacaatcttccttcgttggcaaacgatgcactactatatcagtatccaatcctggcatgtcttcataagaccaagcaaaaatctctacatagtcatgtaacattGTTGAGtagtatatcttcggcaaatatttttatatcgtatccacagagattgggtaatattaccgccgttctataattcaaatgttataagtttagaaagtaacagggttgttttgtttggaaaaatatcttgttaataaatgttaacaaaaactatgaaatggttttagtcaaatataaaagcttggcaagattggagttcactatttcaaatgtttatgattccttatgataaataaatagattcaagattattgatgatgttcaaatatcctctcaaagtcatttatgtctaaatgatatcgtgataatcactatattgatccttagacgatctctccacctaactatcaatatagcaatctttaatgttcaatatcaaagaatagtaatgaataaatctatctctacaacttattcactacttgaaaatctgttttatgtctaaactcgagtaatctctctcgacaactactcaaatctggttttcaacttaaagcaaaaacagtgttcaatacatcaacaatctttatctcatatataaatcaaagtgaatacataaacagatgagaatagctactacctccaatcttgacaaaagggagtttagctcctcatcaccattgttacaaagcagaaagttTTTTGtagaaaaactctgtttttctccTTTACAAAAGCTCTCTAGAACAATGTATGAATGATAATCAATAATGTTTCAATGCCCTAGGTTAAtgtattttgtctctaccaaaaaaggttgacatttccctaattggactttgtcatctaaagcagaaaagcaattcccaagcagacatcaaaatggcaattaacttttcctgcacagcagcacttttgacccttggtcagcttgctggattcgcagccttcgcggcgcgaaggaagttcgcggcgcgaactgttgcttctccagcttccttgtttggcaagcttcctccaaaatgtattgttgcaatccaaggtcttgcttatccacaattctacaaaactaacataaaatgtgaaataactattcaaaacaaaataaattaaacctaattgcatttatacaaaatagtgaagataaaagtgtgtaattaaatcaaaacttggtaaaagggaccaataaaatggtataaaaagtagtacaaataggtccctaacaactctccccaacttagcattttgtttgtccctaaacaaaagtttccacccttacaatcaaagcaatgacacaaaagattgaaacaaggatttaccaagaacattcaaatggttcaaaagtgtttggcattttctcaattcacctatctcaattctagacaaaatatgaataagggaaatggtaaagtgcaaaaatcattccaaggaattca containing:
- the LOC127081269 gene encoding uncharacterized protein LOC127081269 is translated as MLTAKSSYKKKKHKNKRNKKENTFSTTVIMGSHLSKQAERRKTIHTEKKALTDLKTSGEQYPGSEYHPSDRKNWMKDLNPEKLHVNQIVWPGTHDSATNKIGFPLITRPFAQCQSLSIYNQLVRGTRVLDIRVQQDRRVCHGILVTYNVDVVVKDVKRFLSETESEIIILEIRTEFGHEDPPEFEKYLEENLGELLIHQDDNVFGKTVSELLPKRIICVWKPRKSAQPKAGSSLWSAGFLKDNWINTDLPSTKFDGNLKNLSEQQPVTARKYFYRVENTVTPVADNPVLCVKPVTRRIHGYARLFIAQCFEKGYADRIQVFSTDFIDEDFVDACAGLTYARIEGKT